The Pieris napi chromosome 4, ilPieNapi1.2, whole genome shotgun sequence DNA segment TCAGAGGTGAGATGGCGCGGAGGCAGCGGCAACGGCGATGTCGACGACCTCGTCCACCTCCGGGGGCCGCTCACCGAGGACGCCATCGTGAGGGCGCTGCAGACCAGGTTCTACCAAAATAAGTTCTACGTAAGTAGGAAGTACGTCGCCTTTGATGGGAGAGTGATCCGATAAGTCGCCTAACGTCCATACCGTGTTTCAGACGTCGGTGGGGCCCATCGTGGTGGCGCTCAATGCGTACGGCGACGCCGCCAACGCGCTCACGCCGGCTGCGGCGCGCGCGCAACGTCCCGAGCTCACCCGGCTGGTGCGCGACGCTGTGCGCCACCAAGCAGATTCCGGCTGCCCGCAGGCGATCATCCTTTCCGGTATGTTTTCTCGACGTCACTGTGACCGACCGGCGTTCGCAATTCGATTAACGTGCAACTAATGTAAATCGACAAAATCCATAAAGAAGGTTTTCCGTACCGTGTAGGTGATGAGTTATTGTAACGTTTCAGGAGTGTCCGGCTCGGGAAAAACGTACGCTTCCATGGTGCTTCTCCGGCGGTTGTTCGACGCCGCCGGCGGTGGACCCGAGACGGACGCCTTTAAACACCTCGCCGCCGCATTCACAGTGCTGCGCGCTCTCGGAACGGCTGCGACGCGCGCCAACGCGCATTCGACGCGCATCGGTCATTTTATCGAGGTGCAGGTCACCGACGGTGCGCTGTACCGTACCAAGATACACTGCTACTTCTTAGACCAGACGCGCGTGGTGCGGCCTCCGGCCGGCGAGCGCAACTACCACGTCTTCTATCACATGTTGGCCGGCCTCGCGGCCGACGAGCGCGCCCGTCTGCACCTGGACGGCCTCACGTCTTCGGACCTACGATACCTCGCGCCCGCCGCACCGGCGCGGCCTCGCGCCGACGCCGCCGACGAGGACGCGGCGCGTTTCCAGGCTTGGCGCGGTTGTCTCGGCGTGCTCGGCATCCCCTTTCTCGACGTGGTACGCGTGCTCGCCGCCGTGCTGCTCCTCGGAAATCTCGTCTTCGTCGACAGTTCGGACGGCGGCGCCGAAGTGGGTGACGACGCGACGTTGGCGGCGGTGAGCGCGCTGCTGGGCGTCGGCGCCGCGGCTCTCGCGCGAGGCTTGGCAACGCGAAGCGCCGCTCGAGGCCGAGTACGCGCGCCAGCGACGGCGGCCGCCGCCTCCCTGGCACGCGATTCGTTGGCGAAGGCCCTCTACTGCCGGACGGTGGCCACAATAGTGCGGCGCGCCAACTCACTGAAGCGGCCGGGCTCGACGTTGGGCACCCTGTCGTCCGACTCCAACGAGTCAGTGCACCAGGATGCAGCGTCACGCCGAGCGTCGACGGCCGGCAGCGGCGCTCGGAGTCGAGCGGGCGCACGCTCAATGGCCGTGCTCAACGATGCGGTGCGTCACGCCACCGACGGCTTCGTGGGCATTCTCGACATGTTTGGCTTCGAAGACGCTGCGCCCTCCCGCCTCGAGCACCTCTGCACCAACCTGTGCGCGGAGACCATGCAGCATTTCTACAACACCCACGTCTTCAAGGTAGCCGACGCTTTGACTTCCAAAGAGGGTGTGCTTTTGCTTATGTCCTCTCGTTGCCTATGTAGTGACTACAACGGAACTTACATATAAACTTTCTGCAAATTACGAGCGCTCATTACAATGCTAATATATTTTCGTTGTTCGTATTACTAATACTAAATCATTGatcattcataataaaaaaataaaataaaataaataaacaaattgtcACGACATTTCTGTAGTCCAGCTTTtggcattattatttattttatgcataaagcaataagattttttgtttCCACCCCTTATTTCTAAAGCGGCATATATTAGaagttatttctatatatatccGATCCCTATGGATCCGTGAATCGTTTCAATAAAAGCTTCGGTGTTTCGGCCGCAGTCGAGCGCAGAGTCGTGCCGCGAGGAGGGCGTGACGGGTGCTCTGGAGGTAGAGTACGCCGACAACGTGCCGTGCATCGACCTATTGTCTTCGCTGCGCAGCGGGCTGCTGGCGGCGCTCGACGCCGAATGCGCCGCCCGGGGCTCGGCCGAGCAGTACGTAGCCCGCGTACGAGCGGCACATCCACGACTCGGCGACGCACGGCCGCCGCACCCGCGCCGCTTCTCCGTGCGCCACTACGCCGGCGAGGTCGTCTACGACGCCGCCGACTTTCTCGAGGCCAACCGCGACGCGGTTCCGGACGACCTGTTAGCCGTCTTCGACACTCGTGCCTGCGAGTTTGGCTTCGCCACCCACCTGTTCGGGGCCGAACTGAAGGCGCTGGCGTCGGCCGGCGGACCGGCGGGCTCCGCTTTCCGCGCGTCCCCCACGGCGGCCGGCGGGGCGTCGGGCGGCTCCACGCTGACGCAAGACTTTCACACGCGCCTCGACAATCTACTGCGCACGCTCGTGCACGCCAGGCCTCATTTCGTGCGATGTCTACGCGCCAACGCCACCGAGACGCCCGTGCTCTTCGATCGAGCCACCGTAGCCTCGCAGGTAACGCGTGTCGTAAACGAATAATACGATGGTGTCTTTACCTTATGAGCCACAAACATTATGGAAcggaaacaaaaaatatgaacACAGGACGACACACACGTAATCGGAGACGTGTACCTACAGATTAGATGAGATACAAAGAAACGAAAAAATGTCTGCATTACATTTTTACAGCAACGAGTAAGACGTAGAAGAGTAGAGGTTCGAATGACAATCTGAATTCTGAGTTATAAATGGTGCTTTATACTTTCgaggaaaataaaaacctaattgATTCAATCTTATAATTTTAACGAGCCAATATGAACTGTTATTAAAACCGATATTCATAAATCAGGTGAGAGCGCTACAGATATTGGAGACGGTGCAGCTGATGGCGAACGGATTCCCGCACCGCATGCGATTCCGAGCCTTTTGCGGGCGATATTGCGGGCTGGGGTCCCGAGGGAAGGATACCGCCGCCGATAGCGGAGAAGCGACATGCGCGCGCGTCTTACGCGTCGCCACCGCAGCCGCGCCGCCTCCGTCGCACTCGCCTGCCGCCGTCCGCTGGGCCATAGGCAAGCGACACGTCTTCCTCAGCGAGGGTATGCGACAGGTATGCATACAATGCGCACCCTCCCGTCTCCTCGCGCCTACGGCGATCCACGTGACCTTCGACAACGTTTCAGGTGTTGGAGCGCATGCGCCGCGCCCGGCGTCAGGCGGCGGCCCGCTGCATCCAGACCGCGTGGCGGCGCCATCGCACCATGTCTCCCGACGCCCCGGTTCGACCCCGACCGGCCCCCATCGCCGGCACCCCTCCGCCGGACTCCAAGTGCGACCCCGCCCTCGTCAAGAAGACCTGCTCGCTCTTCGGCCTCGATCTGGTGAGGGCGATCTGTCCGAATCTCAGAAACGATAATCTAGTCTAATCTAATAATAGGTTTCACGTTTCGTATCGATTTATTTCGCCGCAGGAGCGACCTCCGCCGCTGCCTCCGTCCCGCGCCTACACCGTGTCCAACGGCGTGAAACTGGGCTATCCGCAGCAACGAACCGTGGCGACGGACTGGGACGAGGCGGGCGTGCGCCTTCGCGCCGGGGAAGCCGTGCTGGCGCTGGGCGCGGCGTCCCGCGGGCGCGTGTCGGTGCAGGTGGGCGGGCGCACGGTGTCGGTGCCGCACTCGCTGCTCTCGCCGCCCCGCGCCACTCGACCCGCCCCGCCCCCGCCCCCGCCGCCGTAGCCGGGCCGTCGCGAGAAGAGCGGCTCGAGTATTTGTGGCCGCGTGCTCCTATAGACTGTGGAAAGTGAAAAGGAACTTACCCGGAGTCTTCACATACGAGTCTACTTAGAGTGTGacgatttatttaatgaatttgtACCTAAagtgtaatttataattatcagTATTTACATATTACCATATAATACAGGATATCGATCGGTAGATGAGAGTCTGACAAAGATACGCGTGACGCTTGCAGCCGTGCCTCGTAAAATGGTATTTTCTGTTTCCGTCGCGTTCAGTCAATGAAAACTGACATCGTGGCACCTCTAGCACACTCCGTCTCGAAAGCTTGCCAATAAGAGTCTGATACATTGTTAGTTGTACGGAGAAaattattctataaataaaagtgtatattcAAATAAAGTGGTTTTATTTAGTCAAAAGACGCCGTCTGCGTGGAATGTCAGCGAGATGCGCCGGCGACGAGCTGTCTCGCGACTTCGTCTATTTCGGGCGTCCCTCCTCATGACgtgtttcttttgtttatatttagtagACATTACTTAAGACAAGTCGTTCAGAAACAAATGCTGTATTCACCACTACAATCACAAAAGCAATTCATTTATGACTATTgacaaaatgttattatttacagcgctcaattaaaaaaagaaatacaaagaaaagaaacatcatattaagtttataatataataagttttctaAAATTGCTAAGACAATTATGAGTGTTGTCTGTATTGGTCGTATTCAAAATTGCCAACGGCGACCCCTCACGGCGGTGAGTCGCTGGAAATATAGGGTGTCTCAGTAAGAGtgcactttttaaaattggaatttttttttcatgcaAGTGACAACTCTGAAATTTGACAGCTGACACCTCTGTTTATTCCAATTAACAAAAATGGAGCGCTTTTCGAAAGAACAACGCGTTATAATTGTGAAAACTCGCCTTCGCCAAATTTTCAGCCGAGAAACTGGGTCAAAAATGGACGATAAGAATCCTTTACGTCCACGTACCGGTCGGTCTCTTGAACGTCGACATCGTTCTCAACAACTTCAAATTTCACGAAGCACTACGCGGCGAATTTGACTAAAGACCTTCACCATGTCATGGAAAATTTCATGAAAAGAGTAATGGCCTGTCATCGGAGCCGTGGGGGTCATTTGCCggatattttattccatacttAAAATATCACAACTCTGTCATAAaatacttgtttttattttaaaatgtgcaCTCTTACCGAGACACCCGTTACTAACAATGTTAAAGCAATAACTCTACAACGAGaaccttaattaaatttttctataatagtaatatttgaGAAAAAGCCACGAACACGAGGCGATGAAAACACCGccaatatttatatcaaaacaGTAATCTGGAAAAGATTTCAACTTAGCCTTTGGCCAACTCGGTCAAGAGACTTCTAAACTTTCTCCGAAAACCGTTccgtacaatatttatttactaaaatctaTTACAATCAGCAAAAACTTGGCAGTACAGGTTCCGCAACGAGGTAGATACATGTCTAAACATTATACGaacgtttatttataaaagtacacAACGAACAGTCATATTTATAGTGGACTTAGCAAAAGTACAAATCGTTCGAAACACTCGTCAAACACTGCTTAACCTacgtttaagtttaaaaacacACTTTACGACAAAGATTACTAATTTAAAGACGAgtcaacaaataatataataatttcattccGCCTTTTGTATATCTTTCATAGAGCACATGTGTCAGCACGAGAAGTTCACAGAATCCAACGAGCCGACATACAATTTCATTACAAAGGTATATAAACGCGCTTACATCTAATTTATCAACATTTAGCTTCGGCGATAAGGCCAAGCAATGGTCATCGATAGCTCAAACATCCACAGGACTAACATTCAATATGAACATAAATGCAAAAAGATCGACTTTCACCGAATTGTATGTCAAATATCGTCACCAGTTAAACGGAATTAACACACACGACAGAGATGTCTACATTTTTGAAACTAGagacaaaaaattattgaaacatTGAACTACGAAATCTtggcaaatttaattttgttttcgtAAGTCGATTTTTGTGCAGTAATTGTCTTTAAGAATGGATTCAATCAAATATCTACAACCCATATCATCATTTCATCGTTCATTCGTAGATTCGAATGGAATGCACCGCGGGCTAGTTCAGTAAAAGCAGAGAATTGTGTGAGAGTGAAGCGAGGACATCAGACGGGGCGGGCGCGACAGCAGAGTGCGCGCAGGCCTCGGGGCTAGTCGCGGGCGATGGGAGTGCTGCACATGGCCGAGGGACGCCTGGCCGCGAAGGGCGTGCGGGGGGTGCCCTCTCCCTCCGCACCCGCCGACCCCTCCGCGGCCCCCTCCGTCCCGCGGCAGAGGGAAGAGAAGACCGTGCTCGAAGACACCTCGCGCACGCAGCGCCGCTGCTCCGCTGCAGTACGCATTACAACCACGTcactctttattttaaaagttagagCACACATTTTACCACTTTGGAGATATTAttggtattattaataaaaaaaattgtaatgctCTTCACAGAATACTATATAATACCTTCCAAATTTCAATTTGTGGACCTAATAATAAGACAGACTTTCACATGTCCATAAAGTGTAAGTTTGCGCCTTGATAATTACCGATCAAATTGTGGAGGTTGTCTATGGTGACTTCAGAGCTGTAGGTGGCGTCGACGGCGCGTTGGAGGAATGCTGTCCACGCACTCAACTCGGTCTCCTGCAACATCGTATAGGTCAAATCGTAGattctaaaacaatattatttcaaagacAATTTATAGTCTCTGATTtgggatttatttattatctaattcCTAAGCGCAGCATTAGCCTAGTGTAAGTTCCTGACTGAGGCAGTGCTGCTTTATTGGTCTCCCGATCAGGATATCTCAGGCTCAAATGGACTAAAACCGCCGGCGCCTTCTTacggccaaaattaataatgtatcctcaatctatgattataaccaatcttggactggttcatatctaaagaccgatctccaatctgcatgccaataaacatttctgctatccgattgtttatttgacaaaagattgacagcaatcatttgcgtgatccttgcctctcgaccgcgtttcgttcaatgcaatatgttgtgttcaagcataccaaaagtttgctgtttttggaacgaaataaaataagtaagacttagggtctgtttcacaatgtatggataaagtagcaaatagctatgcaacgttttgtttgtttttttgttacgaacaaataaagttacaaaattctatagaaaaacatagaaccttaacctttttgttggtcatttaatattacttgtaacgaaacgggctgtcattttcatatagtatttttgtttgttaggttattgagtattttagtacatattattacaaatataaattttctctaagtagtttgtgtatgttgtttttgtgattcgaggttggttctttaacttaaaaaaatgtctacgcaaaaacgtgaaagaagcgtcaatttcagccgggaagaagttgaccttctaacttcgcttgttgctgaccataaaaatatattagaaaataaaaagagtgactcagtcacctggcaggagaaagagcagtgctggaagacgctggaggcgctgtttaatagcacaagtggggtaaactttcgcagtgctaaagcttaaagagggctacaagaaaaaagtctgCCTTGATACATGCTGAAACATATCGTACAGGAGGTGGCCCTAGTGCTGCTACTCGTCTTACCCCCTATCgaggaaaaagtcaaagacatgatattgttgtctgtcgaaggaaatgaaagtcaattgaaaggaagagcatctaaataagagaaagcaatgggcatttgaagaggaagaaagagagcataaaagagaattatgggccatagaaaaaatatattgttaaatatattaaaaaaataatagattttgtgcctggagcgaggatgtattgtattaaaaatttgtatttttatttaaataaaagcattgaatttttatttaatttatctcaaaaatgttgtaatttataaaatattatagtaataaagcaaaataatcacgagatacttgaagcaaaaccttttttgacaaaccgattttggggaaccgattttttccaaacaccatattatgtcctttccaccacatttctgcttcgtatttgagattcgttataaagatgttctgctggagtcttgaggttttgaagtggagttagtaggtagtatctatagtaacaaatatttttggttgtagctaatatttaatttttttttacaaaagttgatgaaaagatgaaacctgcaagaagtcatatatgatagacatcactttgtgtaaaagtgtctccaaagcttcttttgttaacctaaatctaaatgtgaattcggcgtcattcaggctctggatataataaattcttgtcttcttatgtcttcgcacagaagtacgttgtcttcttccagtttcagaattactatcccaatcggataattgcatttaaacttccaaatcactatcactagaactggaagatgacgaagatgaataaattttcccaatgaatattaagttaggtcgcaatcccaaacccaaatcatacgagtttcaccgatagcaatccgagattgatttggccaatcgaagcaactgtcaaaatggacagataggttgttggcatgagtaaacattcattttcatacagagggcaatcttcaatctcttatccgccctctgaacgattggttgaataattagattggtatctcagtccatgtattgaatattggcatgcttttctttagaaatggattgaattgtcagtctatgacagctaaaattggattgaGATTGCGTATTGGTTTTGGCCGTTAGAGATTAACCGGCGTGGTCGAGTCGGCCtgacttttgtttttaatactataCGCTACGTAACCCCTCcagaatatagaaaaaaatattcttattttgttAGAATTGACACAGTTTAACGAAAGTTGAGACGATACAAAACAATTGATACATCGCGAAAGGAGCTCTATATCTAATTTCATTTGTGATTGTAATTCGATTCAAATGGCATAATAATTTAGACTGCTGTATTTCAATCTAAATGAACagtaaaaatagaaaacttgTCCACTACATCGTATGCGTATGTTCCTagctttattactataacaTCTGGCAGCCGAGGGTCAGAGCGCAATGCAGCATATAAATAGGCGTGACGGTCAAGGA contains these protein-coding regions:
- the LOC125048660 gene encoding unconventional myosin-IXa isoform X2 gives rise to the protein MATLGLSKVFILDKYFTELQKFWETEKKLQDASSSNEAVHLQRRLLSLSSELVTLRNHLHVGGPGQSGGAQAQPAASPQPAVPPRAPLLLPPLQPPPPPPEVRWRGGSGNGDVDDLVHLRGPLTEDAIVRALQTRFYQNKFYTSVGPIVVALNAYGDAANALTPAAARAQRPELTRLVRDAVRHQADSGCPQAIILSGVSGSGKTYASMVLLRRLFDAAGGGPETDAFKHLAAAFTVLRALGTAATRANAHSTRIGHFIEVQVTDGALYRTKIHCYFLDQTRVVRPPAGERNYHVFYHMLAGLAADERARLHLDGLTSSDLRYLAPAAPARPRADAADEDAARFQAWRGCLGVLGIPFLDVVRVLAAVLLLGNLVFVDSSDGGAEVGDDATLAAVSALLGVGAAALARGLATRSAARGRVRAPATAAAASLARDSLAKALYCRTVATIVRRANSLKRPGSTLGTLSSDSNESVHQDAASRRASTAGSGARSRAGARSMAVLNDAVRHATDGFVGILDMFGFEDAAPSRLEHLCTNLCAETMQHFYNTHVFKSSAESCREEGVTGALEVEYADNVPCIDLLSSLRSGLLAALDAECAARGSAEQYVARVRAAHPRLGDARPPHPRRFSVRHYAGEVVYDAADFLEANRDAVPDDLLAVFDTRACEFGFATHLFGAELKALASAGGPAGSAFRASPTAAGGASGGSTLTQDFHTRLDNLLRTLVHARPHFVRCLRANATETPVLFDRATVASQILETVQLMANGFPHRMRFRAFCGRYCGLGSRGKDTAADSGEATCARVLRVATAAAPPPSHSPAAVRWAIGKRHVFLSEGMRQVLERMRRARRQAAARCIQTAWRRHRTMSPDAPVRPRPAPIAGTPPPDSKCDPALVKKTCSLFGLDLERPPPLPPSRAYTVSNGVKLGYPQQRTVATDWDEAGVRLRAGEAVLALGAASRGRVSVQVGGRTVSVPHSLLSPPRATRPAPPPPPPP
- the LOC125048660 gene encoding unconventional myosin-IXb isoform X1, producing the protein MATLGLSKVFILDKYFTELQKFWETEKKLQDASSSNEAVHLQRRLLSLSSELVTLRNHLHVGGPGQSGGAQAQPAASPQPAVPPRAPLLLPPLQPPPPPPEVRWRGGSGNGDVDDLVHLRGPLTEDAIVRALQTRFYQNKFYTSVGPIVVALNAYGDAANALTPAAARAQRPELTRLVRDAVRHQADSGCPQAIILSGVSGSGKTYASMVLLRRLFDAAGGGPETDAFKHLAAAFTVLRALGTAATRANAHSTRIGHFIEVQVTDGALYRTKIHCYFLDQTRVVRPPAGERNYHVFYHMLAGLAADERARLHLDGLTSSDLRYLAPAAPARPRADAADEDAARFQAWRGCLGVLGIPFLDVVRVLAAVLLLGNLVFVDSSDGGAEVGDDATLAAVSALLGVGAAALARGLATRSAARGRVRAPATAAAASLARDSLAKALYCRTVATIVRRANSLKRPGSTLGTLSSDSNESVHQDAASRRASTAGSGARSRAGARSMAVLNDAVRHATDGFVGILDMFGFEDAAPSRLEHLCTNLCAETMQHFYNTHVFKSSAESCREEGVTGALEVEYADNVPCIDLLSSLRSGLLAALDAECAARGSAEQYVARVRAAHPRLGDARPPHPRRFSVRHYAGEVVYDAADFLEANRDAVPDDLLAVFDTRACEFGFATHLFGAELKALASAGGPAGSAFRASPTAAGGASGGSTLTQDFHTRLDNLLRTLVHARPHFVRCLRANATETPVLFDRATVASQVRALQILETVQLMANGFPHRMRFRAFCGRYCGLGSRGKDTAADSGEATCARVLRVATAAAPPPSHSPAAVRWAIGKRHVFLSEGMRQVLERMRRARRQAAARCIQTAWRRHRTMSPDAPVRPRPAPIAGTPPPDSKCDPALVKKTCSLFGLDLERPPPLPPSRAYTVSNGVKLGYPQQRTVATDWDEAGVRLRAGEAVLALGAASRGRVSVQVGGRTVSVPHSLLSPPRATRPAPPPPPPP